From a region of the Neobacillus niacini genome:
- a CDS encoding MerR family transcriptional regulator produces MKTFTLKEVSKKINVKPATLKKWEDDLEEYLEIPRTKQGARIYSQVEIDLLLEIKQMYENKLSTSMILHLLRGGTDDLEEEITEHEADESSLQIEEMSEAEEEISEHSAQELAIVSHEGTPMSDEEIAIKNADEFFVAMDNYKQNFLNDVKEEIRNVLRKEVVDEVKKEIASGANFTVNSLSESINQSTASTKAGIEELSDHLEKSAEQTTERLLYLSKSIVNASHETSEEIYTLSKQLSQSTEELAHYVDITNTEIFNLSEAIEIDRLERGKERDQFRHEITQREAAFQDLLTSFRDVAAAKEKKWWKFWE; encoded by the coding sequence ATGAAAACTTTCACATTAAAGGAAGTTTCCAAAAAAATAAATGTTAAACCTGCGACACTCAAGAAATGGGAAGATGACCTTGAGGAATATTTGGAAATACCTCGAACAAAACAAGGGGCGAGAATCTATTCACAAGTAGAAATAGATTTACTGTTGGAAATTAAGCAAATGTACGAAAACAAACTAAGCACGTCAATGATATTACATTTATTGCGTGGAGGTACCGATGATCTAGAGGAAGAAATTACTGAACATGAGGCAGATGAATCTTCTTTACAAATAGAAGAAATGTCCGAGGCAGAAGAAGAAATATCAGAACATTCAGCTCAGGAATTGGCGATTGTTTCTCATGAAGGGACACCAATGTCCGATGAAGAGATTGCAATAAAGAATGCCGATGAATTTTTTGTTGCAATGGATAATTATAAACAAAACTTTTTAAATGATGTAAAAGAAGAAATTAGAAATGTACTTCGAAAAGAAGTAGTGGATGAAGTCAAAAAGGAAATTGCCAGCGGGGCTAACTTCACAGTAAACTCTCTATCTGAATCAATAAATCAATCGACAGCTTCTACAAAAGCAGGAATCGAAGAACTTTCGGATCACTTAGAAAAATCGGCAGAACAGACGACTGAAAGGCTTCTTTATTTATCAAAGAGTATTGTAAATGCCTCTCACGAAACTTCAGAAGAGATTTACACACTCTCGAAACAGTTATCTCAATCTACAGAAGAACTGGCACATTACGTAGACATTACAAACACAGAGATTTTTAACCTTTCGGAAGCGATTGAAATCGACCGTTTAGAACGTGGAAAGGAACGGGACCAATTCCGCCATGAAATTACACAAAGAGAAGCAGCCTTTCAGGACTTGTTAACTAGTTTTCGAGATGTAGCTGCGGCGAAAGAAAAGAAATGGTGGAAATTCTGGGAGTAG
- a CDS encoding M50 family metallopeptidase, with translation MKYLKERLSIKFFLFIGLAFFLMQIPIIGDYFRIINTLIHESGHAFMALFGGNVESIALYMNADGVTQETQSIWIIDFITCAAGYTIASLMAYGG, from the coding sequence ATGAAATATTTAAAAGAAAGGCTTAGTATTAAATTTTTCCTCTTCATTGGGTTGGCATTCTTCTTAATGCAAATTCCGATAATTGGTGATTATTTTAGAATTATTAATACGTTAATCCATGAATCTGGTCATGCATTTATGGCTTTATTTGGGGGCAATGTTGAATCGATTGCATTGTACATGAATGCAGACGGTGTAACACAAGAGACACAATCTATTTGGATCATTGATTTTATTACATGTGCAGCAGGTTATACGATAGCTTCGTTAATGGCATACGGTGGTTGA
- a CDS encoding HAD family hydrolase, whose translation MSEYKVLFLDIDGTIIKPDDSIDETTVKAIQQVQQKGIEVFLATGRPLHEIRELADELKINSLIGYNGAFAIYQGKDLFQEPIEKESVIQFIDIAKTNQHELVLYTKDQNLFTDLEADCVKEFIAKFHLHKNGIYLPANDYDILGMTLINLASKDTALYKIEDQIHLSQVNLEGMRHCYDVIRFKVNKGIAVQYVLNHLGLSKENAIAFGDGLNDKEMLMSVGEGFAMGNGHPDLFQYTKHKTTTVNNSGIYNGLKKLGIIE comes from the coding sequence ATGTCTGAGTATAAAGTTTTATTTTTAGATATTGATGGAACCATCATCAAGCCCGATGATTCCATTGATGAAACTACAGTAAAAGCGATTCAGCAGGTTCAACAGAAAGGAATAGAGGTATTTTTAGCAACTGGGAGACCCTTACACGAAATCAGAGAGCTAGCAGATGAGTTAAAGATAAACTCGCTTATCGGGTATAATGGTGCTTTTGCCATTTATCAAGGTAAAGATCTTTTTCAGGAGCCGATTGAGAAGGAAAGTGTTATACAATTCATAGACATAGCGAAAACGAATCAACATGAACTTGTTTTGTATACGAAGGACCAAAATTTATTCACCGACTTAGAAGCAGATTGTGTAAAAGAATTTATTGCGAAGTTCCACTTACATAAAAACGGTATCTATTTGCCGGCAAATGATTATGATATTCTAGGAATGACCTTGATAAACTTAGCATCAAAGGATACAGCCTTATATAAAATTGAAGATCAAATTCACTTATCACAAGTAAATCTTGAAGGAATGCGTCATTGTTATGATGTAATTAGATTTAAGGTAAATAAAGGGATTGCCGTCCAATATGTACTCAACCATCTTGGGCTTTCAAAGGAAAATGCTATTGCTTTTGGAGACGGGTTAAATGATAAAGAAATGCTGATGAGTGTAGGTGAAGGATTTGCTATGGGAAATGGTCATCCTGACCTCTTTCAATATACTAAGCATAAAACCACAACTGTAAACAATTCAGGGATTTATAATGGATTAAAAAAACTAGGGATTATTGAGTAA
- a CDS encoding glycine betaine ABC transporter substrate-binding protein, with protein sequence MGDFYNYLISNYEQIINLLGQHIYLSIISVLIAVIIGIPLGILISREPKLSKTIIGATNVIQAVPSLALLGFLIPFIGIGSAPAIVMVVLYSLLPIVKNTYTGLTNIDPDILEAAKGIGLTKSQTMKKVQLPLAFPMIMAGIRISAVTAVGLMTIAAFVGAGGLGYLVFSGVQTVDNYMILAGAIPACILALLIDFVVGKLETSFSYTNKRKSATKTGKTIKRLVIGFTCIIIVAAGAFTVYSKTSARDKIVIGSKNFSEQLILGHMLADLVENNTDIEVERKMNLGGSQVAFSAIKNGDIDMYVEYTGTGLVNILKQSPQSNPDKVYDYVKKEFKEKYGIDLLKPLGFNNTYALAVRQDTAQQYNLTTISDLAKVSDSMIMGPTIEFPNRDDGLIGLSETYNLKFKDVQAVDGGLRYTALDNHKSDVIDAFSTDGLLEEFGLKVLEDDKNFFPPYYAVPIVKEETLKEHPELKEALNSLAGKLTDEKMRKLNYKVDSLKQSPRKVATEFLKEEGLL encoded by the coding sequence ATGGGTGATTTTTATAATTATTTAATTTCTAACTACGAACAGATTATTAATTTATTAGGTCAACATATTTATTTAAGTATTATTTCAGTCTTAATTGCCGTTATTATTGGTATTCCGCTTGGCATTTTAATATCAAGAGAGCCAAAGCTTTCGAAGACTATTATTGGAGCAACTAACGTCATTCAAGCAGTACCAAGCTTAGCCTTACTTGGATTTCTAATTCCCTTTATTGGTATCGGCAGTGCACCTGCCATTGTCATGGTTGTTCTTTATTCCCTTCTTCCAATCGTGAAGAACACCTATACAGGATTAACGAATATTGATCCTGACATTCTGGAAGCCGCCAAAGGTATCGGTCTGACCAAGAGTCAAACAATGAAAAAGGTTCAGCTGCCGCTAGCCTTTCCGATGATTATGGCGGGTATCAGAATTTCTGCCGTTACAGCTGTCGGATTGATGACAATCGCAGCCTTCGTTGGAGCAGGCGGACTTGGTTATCTGGTGTTCTCTGGTGTTCAGACCGTTGATAACTATATGATTCTTGCAGGAGCAATCCCTGCATGTATCCTTGCCCTCTTGATTGACTTTGTTGTTGGAAAACTTGAAACGTCATTCTCATATACGAATAAACGAAAGTCAGCAACTAAAACTGGTAAAACTATAAAGCGTTTAGTTATCGGATTTACCTGTATAATCATCGTAGCTGCCGGTGCCTTTACTGTTTACTCAAAGACAAGCGCCAGGGATAAAATTGTTATCGGTTCTAAAAATTTCAGTGAACAGCTGATTCTAGGACATATGCTTGCTGATTTAGTAGAAAATAACACTGATATTGAAGTAGAAAGAAAAATGAATCTAGGCGGTTCACAAGTAGCTTTTAGTGCAATAAAAAATGGTGACATCGATATGTATGTCGAATATACTGGGACGGGACTCGTAAATATTCTTAAGCAAAGCCCACAAAGTAATCCGGACAAGGTTTATGACTATGTAAAAAAAGAATTCAAAGAGAAATATGGAATTGATTTATTAAAACCACTTGGATTCAATAACACGTATGCTTTGGCAGTACGTCAAGATACAGCACAACAATATAATTTAACCACCATTTCTGATCTTGCCAAGGTAAGTGACAGCATGATTATGGGGCCAACGATTGAATTTCCAAATCGTGATGATGGATTAATTGGACTTTCGGAAACGTACAATTTGAAGTTTAAAGATGTTCAAGCTGTAGATGGAGGATTACGCTATACAGCTCTAGATAATCATAAAAGTGACGTCATCGATGCATTTTCGACAGATGGTCTCCTTGAAGAATTTGGTTTAAAGGTGTTAGAGGATGATAAAAACTTCTTCCCTCCTTATTATGCTGTTCCAATTGTTAAAGAAGAAACATTAAAGGAACATCCTGAACTTAAAGAAGCGCTTAATTCCCTTGCAGGCAAACTTACAGATGAAAAAATGCGAAAGCTTAATTACAAAGTAGACAGCCTCAAGCAATCACCAAGAAAAGTAGCTACAGAGTTTCTAAAAGAAGAAGGACTATTGTAG
- a CDS encoding ABC transporter ATP-binding protein: MIEFKNIVKKYRNKTIIKPFSIDIEAGQLVVFIGPSGCGKTTLLKMINKLIHPSAGKIFVNGKDISTMDAIELRRNIGYVIQNTGLFPHMSIRENLELIPKLKGEDPAKIAKKTEELLNVVGLNPADYLDRFPKELSGGQQQRVGVARAFSTDSDIILMDEPFSALDPVTRNSLQDELVQMQKELNKTIIFVTHDMDEAIKIADKICILKDGDILQFDTPENILKNPANEFVEGFIGKRRVWNNPELLMAEDIMIPNPVKITPKRTVLQAIEIMKSNKVDSLMVTDKNNILIGLVTLKGIQLLNRNSEIDSVMEKNVLAVSEDSNLISILATMNEHKIGYVPVINHSKQLTGLITRSSILSALSSQLIDLEVAF, encoded by the coding sequence TTGATTGAATTTAAAAACATCGTAAAGAAATACAGAAATAAAACAATTATTAAGCCCTTCTCTATTGATATCGAGGCAGGTCAATTAGTTGTTTTTATTGGACCGAGCGGATGCGGGAAAACCACATTGCTGAAAATGATCAACAAATTAATTCACCCTTCAGCAGGAAAGATTTTTGTTAACGGCAAGGATATATCCACCATGGATGCTATCGAGCTAAGAAGAAATATTGGCTACGTCATCCAAAACACTGGTCTCTTTCCTCATATGTCGATTAGAGAGAATTTGGAATTAATCCCTAAACTTAAAGGTGAAGACCCGGCTAAAATTGCCAAAAAAACAGAGGAACTACTCAATGTAGTTGGATTAAATCCTGCTGATTATTTAGACCGATTCCCAAAGGAATTAAGTGGTGGACAGCAGCAAAGGGTTGGGGTAGCCAGGGCCTTTTCAACAGATTCAGATATTATCTTAATGGATGAGCCCTTTAGTGCATTGGACCCTGTAACAAGAAACTCACTGCAAGATGAGCTTGTTCAAATGCAAAAAGAACTCAACAAAACCATCATTTTCGTCACCCACGATATGGACGAAGCAATCAAAATTGCAGATAAGATTTGTATTTTGAAAGATGGTGATATTCTCCAATTTGATACCCCAGAAAATATTCTAAAAAACCCAGCCAATGAATTTGTCGAAGGATTTATCGGTAAGAGACGAGTTTGGAATAACCCTGAATTGTTAATGGCTGAAGATATTATGATACCTAACCCTGTAAAGATTACTCCTAAGCGAACAGTTTTACAGGCAATTGAGATCATGAAGTCTAATAAGGTTGACAGTTTAATGGTGACGGACAAAAATAATATTTTAATAGGTTTGGTGACCTTAAAAGGAATTCAATTGCTGAACCGAAATTCAGAGATTGATAGCGTTATGGAGAAAAATGTTTTAGCTGTTTCAGAGGATAGTAACTTAATTTCCATTTTAGCGACGATGAATGAACATAAAATTGGCTATGTACCTGTTATCAATCATTCGAAGCAATTAACTGGACTAATAACGAGAAGCAGTATTTTATCAGCCTTAAGCAGCCAACTAATTGACTTGGAGGTGGCCTTTTAA
- a CDS encoding NUDIX hydrolase, producing the protein MNFESVQSKLKNHTPSILGSDKFSKYAVMVPLIEKEDGIHVLFEVRSLQLRRQPGEICFPGGRIDPQDLDEKSAAIRETIEELGINRENLTEVYPLDFMISPFGMMIYPFAAMMKNPEEIKPNPAEVGEIFTVPLTYFMENNPDIYNIHFKVEPEENFPFDLIVGGENYNWRTRALDEYFYLYEEKAIWGLTAKILSHFIEIVKR; encoded by the coding sequence ATGAATTTTGAATCTGTTCAATCGAAATTGAAAAATCATACACCCAGTATTTTGGGAAGTGATAAATTTTCAAAATATGCTGTAATGGTACCGCTTATAGAAAAAGAGGATGGAATCCATGTCTTGTTTGAGGTACGGTCACTCCAGCTGCGAAGACAGCCTGGTGAAATTTGTTTCCCAGGGGGTAGAATTGATCCTCAGGATTTAGATGAGAAAAGTGCAGCGATTAGAGAAACAATTGAAGAATTGGGAATAAACAGAGAGAACTTAACGGAGGTATATCCTCTTGACTTCATGATTTCCCCTTTTGGAATGATGATTTATCCTTTTGCAGCAATGATGAAAAATCCTGAGGAAATCAAGCCAAATCCAGCAGAAGTGGGAGAAATATTCACAGTGCCATTAACGTATTTTATGGAAAACAACCCTGATATTTACAATATCCATTTTAAAGTGGAGCCTGAGGAGAACTTTCCCTTCGATTTAATTGTTGGCGGCGAAAATTATAATTGGCGGACAAGGGCTCTCGATGAATATTTTTATCTTTATGAGGAGAAGGCGATTTGGGGACTAACTGCTAAAATTCTTTCCCATTTTATTGAAATAGTGAAACGGTAA
- a CDS encoding TrkA C-terminal domain-containing protein — protein MQRAQIPTYERIAIDLANRIYDGKFKVGEKIHGRSTLASEYKVSPETVRRAIKILEDVEIVKSTKGSGIVISSRENAYKYMHRFSNLASIKDLEKEINSLIAERVKIEEQLFDSVRKIMDYSTKLRHTNPLAPIEVEVLPDCVHIGQTISEVKFWQNTGGTVIGMKRKGELIISPGPYASILEGDVLLIIGDDETYERVVHFMED, from the coding sequence ATGCAGAGAGCACAAATACCAACTTATGAACGGATTGCAATTGACTTAGCGAATCGAATTTACGATGGGAAATTTAAAGTAGGTGAAAAGATTCACGGTAGATCAACATTGGCAAGTGAGTATAAGGTTTCACCAGAGACAGTTAGAAGAGCAATAAAGATATTGGAAGATGTTGAAATAGTTAAATCCACAAAGGGAAGCGGAATTGTTATTTCTTCGCGGGAGAACGCCTATAAATATATGCATCGATTTTCCAATTTGGCGAGTATAAAAGACCTTGAAAAAGAAATAAACAGTCTTATAGCAGAGAGAGTGAAAATTGAAGAACAGCTATTTGATTCGGTTAGAAAAATTATGGATTATTCTACAAAACTTCGCCATACCAATCCATTAGCACCGATTGAGGTAGAGGTTTTGCCTGATTGTGTACATATTGGTCAGACGATTTCTGAGGTAAAATTTTGGCAAAATACTGGGGGTACCGTTATAGGGATGAAGAGAAAAGGTGAATTAATTATCTCACCTGGTCCATATGCTTCGATCCTAGAAGGAGATGTCCTTCTGATTATTGGTGATGATGAAACCTATGAGAGAGTCGTCCATTTTATGGAGGACTAA
- a CDS encoding aspartate kinase — translation MKVVKFGGSSLASGTQIEKVFQIVMSDPERKVVVVSAPGKRFAEDEKVTDLLIECAEQCLQDNNPTEKFNAVMSRYSSIAAELALPNEIISEIHHDLSERLNGDRSKPDRFMDLVKASGEDNNAKLVAAYFKEQGVEASYVNPREAGLFVSDEPGHAQVLPESYEKLYSLREIPGIIIFPGFFGYSKQGEVFTFSRSGSDITGSILANGIKASLYENFTDVDAVFSVNPNLVHQPKEIKELTYREMRELSYAGFTVLHDEALVPAFRAGIPVQIKNTNNPSVPGTRIVYTRDNTNGPVVGIASDKGFCSIYVSKYLMNREIGFGRKLLSILEEYGLSYEHTPSGIDDVSVILREAQLDPDMENEIIWRIESELHADEVKVQHSLSLIMVVGEGMRRNVGTMARASKALAKAEVNIEMINQGSSEVSMMFGVKQVDEKRAVQALYDEFFAAVPV, via the coding sequence ATGAAGGTTGTAAAGTTTGGGGGATCCTCTTTAGCGTCAGGAACACAAATTGAAAAAGTTTTTCAGATAGTGATGTCCGACCCAGAGCGGAAAGTAGTGGTTGTGTCTGCTCCAGGGAAAAGATTTGCTGAGGATGAGAAGGTAACGGACTTGTTGATAGAGTGCGCTGAACAATGTCTACAAGATAATAATCCAACTGAAAAGTTTAACGCGGTTATGTCAAGATATTCCTCCATTGCAGCAGAGTTAGCTCTCCCTAATGAGATAATTAGTGAAATACATCACGATTTATCAGAGAGATTAAACGGAGACCGCAGTAAGCCTGACCGGTTTATGGATCTCGTCAAAGCAAGCGGAGAGGATAATAACGCAAAATTGGTAGCAGCTTACTTTAAGGAGCAGGGTGTAGAGGCATCGTATGTAAATCCGAGGGAAGCAGGGCTTTTTGTCAGTGATGAGCCAGGCCATGCACAGGTATTACCTGAATCGTATGAGAAGTTATATTCATTACGTGAAATTCCAGGAATCATCATTTTTCCAGGTTTCTTCGGCTATAGTAAACAAGGTGAAGTCTTTACGTTCTCACGAAGCGGCTCCGATATAACTGGTTCGATTTTAGCCAACGGTATAAAAGCATCGCTATATGAGAATTTTACGGATGTGGATGCGGTTTTTTCTGTTAACCCAAACCTCGTTCATCAACCGAAGGAAATTAAGGAATTAACCTACCGCGAAATGCGAGAATTATCTTATGCAGGATTTACCGTGCTGCATGATGAGGCGCTTGTACCGGCTTTCCGTGCAGGTATTCCCGTTCAAATTAAGAACACGAACAATCCAAGCGTACCTGGAACACGAATTGTCTATACACGTGACAATACGAATGGACCTGTAGTGGGAATTGCGAGTGATAAAGGTTTTTGCAGCATATACGTTAGTAAATACTTAATGAATAGAGAAATTGGTTTTGGGCGAAAGCTTTTGAGCATCTTAGAAGAATATGGACTGTCGTATGAACACACGCCTTCAGGGATTGATGATGTATCTGTCATTTTGAGAGAAGCCCAGCTCGACCCTGACATGGAAAATGAAATTATCTGGAGAATAGAGTCCGAGTTACATGCCGATGAGGTAAAAGTCCAGCACAGCCTTTCACTGATAATGGTAGTAGGTGAAGGAATGCGCCGGAATGTCGGAACAATGGCGCGAGCCTCTAAAGCGTTAGCCAAGGCAGAAGTGAATATTGAAATGATTAACCAAGGTTCATCCGAGGTTAGTATGATGTTCGGTGTAAAACAAGTTGATGAAAAAAGAGCAGTTCAAGCACTATACGATGAGTTTTTCGCGGCAGTACCCGTATAA
- a CDS encoding sporulation protein: MPIFREQVKMKMTLKDYLTKLKIGLPKTMVHLDKQVYEAGSIINGTIEITGGLLKNKIKRYDIDLVGVDSNSFVEETLNSHSVFCSLECSPNQTGKITFFIDVPEEIKKNHHTFQYSLMINIDLGNANNITQNVPVMIGAVS; this comes from the coding sequence ATGCCTATTTTTAGGGAACAGGTGAAGATGAAGATGACATTAAAAGATTATTTAACAAAACTGAAAATAGGCTTGCCGAAAACAATGGTTCATCTAGATAAACAGGTTTACGAAGCTGGTAGCATCATAAATGGCACGATTGAGATTACAGGCGGGCTATTGAAAAATAAAATAAAAAGATATGATATTGACCTTGTTGGGGTTGATTCAAATTCATTTGTAGAAGAAACATTAAATAGTCATTCCGTGTTCTGTTCTCTAGAGTGTAGTCCAAACCAGACTGGAAAGATCACTTTCTTTATCGATGTTCCAGAAGAAATAAAAAAAAATCATCATACCTTTCAATATTCTTTAATGATAAATATTGATTTAGGAAATGCCAATAATATTACCCAAAATGTCCCGGTTATGATAGGTGCGGTTTCTTAG
- a CDS encoding acyltransferase family protein has translation MASAAGRSKYFDNAKFILIFLVVFGHMISPYKDQDKLLFTLYTVIFLFHMPAFILISGYFAKGYKKKGYLQKSVQKILIPYFVFQVIYSVFYFLLGKEETLEFDLFQPHWSLWFLLSLFFWNLLLYVFAKLKWVGLLIAVILGIVVGYFENAGSFMSISRTFVFFPYFLLGFLMDGEHLKRIIRAKFAVPAGVVIIVFTFLFFGFSFPKDAVPWLLGDTSYENMGGMQLSDGLLRALQYGLTLIVVFGFLPLIPSNQYRITKIGERTLYVYLFHGFIIKSIQAILPNAISENYLFLIVFSFIVCLVLGSYMIKKYTRPLVELKI, from the coding sequence ATGGCTTCCGCAGCAGGTAGAAGTAAATATTTTGATAATGCGAAATTTATATTGATTTTTCTTGTTGTTTTTGGGCATATGATTAGCCCGTATAAAGACCAGGATAAATTACTATTTACCTTATATACCGTGATTTTTCTTTTTCACATGCCGGCGTTTATTTTGATATCCGGCTATTTTGCTAAAGGTTATAAAAAGAAAGGGTATCTTCAAAAATCTGTACAAAAAATCTTGATTCCCTACTTTGTTTTTCAAGTTATCTATTCTGTTTTTTATTTTTTACTGGGCAAGGAAGAAACACTTGAATTTGATTTGTTCCAGCCTCATTGGTCGTTATGGTTTTTGTTAAGTTTGTTTTTTTGGAATTTATTACTCTATGTATTTGCTAAATTAAAATGGGTTGGATTACTCATTGCCGTCATACTTGGCATCGTTGTCGGATATTTTGAGAATGCGGGGAGTTTTATGAGTATATCTCGGACCTTTGTTTTCTTTCCATATTTTCTATTAGGGTTCTTAATGGATGGGGAACATTTAAAACGGATCATTAGAGCAAAGTTTGCAGTTCCAGCCGGAGTGGTCATTATCGTCTTTACATTTTTATTTTTTGGGTTTAGTTTCCCAAAAGATGCTGTCCCATGGCTGTTAGGAGATACCTCATATGAAAATATGGGGGGTATGCAGCTTAGTGATGGACTGCTGCGTGCTTTACAATATGGTTTAACGTTAATTGTTGTTTTTGGCTTCTTGCCTTTAATTCCATCCAATCAGTATCGAATAACCAAAATAGGTGAAAGGACACTTTATGTTTACTTATTCCATGGGTTTATTATAAAATCCATACAAGCTATTTTACCAAATGCCATATCAGAAAATTATTTATTTTTAATAGTTTTCTCCTTCATAGTTTGTTTAGTTTTGGGAAGTTATATGATAAAAAAATATACCCGACCGCTCGTCGAGTTAAAAATATAA
- a CDS encoding nitroreductase, whose protein sequence is MDILDIIKSRRNIKKFKSQAVDLDLIYSWLEAAKMAPNHRLTEPWEVYFIGPDTRAKLNHKTNFGNAPVLIAVLSKHGATAVEKEENALATACFVQNFNLAAWSEGVGTFWSSIGITAKNREILGVSENYDLIGVLAIGFPEIVPDPKPRTSIKNKIKNLP, encoded by the coding sequence ATGGATATCCTTGATATCATAAAAAGCCGGAGGAATATTAAAAAGTTCAAATCTCAAGCTGTTGACTTAGACTTAATCTACTCCTGGCTGGAGGCAGCTAAGATGGCTCCAAACCACCGACTAACAGAACCATGGGAAGTGTACTTTATTGGACCTGATACAAGGGCAAAACTCAATCATAAAACCAATTTTGGCAATGCACCTGTGCTAATTGCTGTTTTATCCAAACATGGTGCAACCGCAGTTGAAAAAGAGGAAAATGCACTTGCCACAGCTTGCTTTGTGCAAAACTTTAATTTAGCAGCATGGTCTGAAGGGGTAGGTACTTTCTGGTCATCAATTGGTATCACAGCAAAGAACCGGGAAATACTAGGAGTTTCTGAAAATTATGACCTCATTGGTGTATTAGCAATTGGGTTTCCTGAAATTGTCCCAGACCCAAAACCAAGAACCTCAATTAAGAATAAAATAAAAAATTTACCTTAA
- a CDS encoding MerR family transcriptional regulator produces MNTNQVAKFLGVSASTIQRWVKQLELPMERNERGHYHFNNEDIDLLKNIQTQIQNGTLLQEIAPVQEKKIRKGTVKSIESNAELERLYSIVSDLEAKVNSKADSVASYQLLQHRREIEELQTEVKDLTKQVESLKSQLHEITKTTLPDKPIVLEQGKLNRKKKKFVSSLFGFLG; encoded by the coding sequence ATGAATACAAACCAAGTTGCAAAATTTTTAGGGGTTTCAGCCAGTACCATTCAGCGATGGGTAAAACAGCTAGAACTTCCGATGGAGCGGAATGAACGAGGACATTATCATTTTAATAATGAGGATATTGACCTTCTAAAAAATATTCAGACACAAATCCAAAATGGAACCTTACTCCAAGAAATTGCCCCTGTACAAGAAAAAAAGATTCGAAAAGGGACAGTAAAATCAATTGAAAGCAATGCTGAGCTTGAAAGATTGTATTCGATTGTGAGTGACTTGGAAGCAAAGGTGAATTCAAAAGCTGACTCAGTGGCATCCTATCAACTGCTGCAGCACCGCCGGGAAATTGAGGAATTACAGACTGAGGTTAAAGATTTAACAAAACAAGTTGAATCCCTCAAATCACAGCTTCATGAGATTACGAAAACCACGCTGCCAGACAAACCGATAGTTTTAGAGCAAGGCAAGCTTAATAGAAAAAAGAAGAAATTTGTTAGTTCGTTATTTGGATTTTTAGGGTAA